The Arachis ipaensis cultivar K30076 chromosome B05, Araip1.1, whole genome shotgun sequence nucleotide sequence GACCTATTCAACGTAGTTCCTATGAAATTGTCATGCAACCACTGGTCATTAATAATATACCAATGTACCATCATTTTCAGATGTACTAGACAATTAATACTAGCTCCTTTGGAACtgtaaaactaaatgaaaaaaaCATAAGTTAAAGTGAGCTTGTTAATAAGTGATATAATAAGGGAAAAACTTTTCCTTAATTTCTAGATAGATGCATGTCTTTCTTCCAACCTCAAGCAACatctttttcgtttttttttctttacacAACAGAATACCATGGTTCTGAAAAACCGACCAGGCCTTAAGTTTTTAGTAAAGAatagatagaaaaataaatagaaaatcgaTTAATAAAAAATAGATACAGCTAATTAAACAAGTTTTTAGCAAATGCAGCCGCAGGCAACCCCCTTAGAAGTAAAAGCAGCCCAAAAAGAAGAAGCTATAATGTTGATGTACAATGTAGGCAAATGCAGAAAGCAGCCTACCATAGTTAATGAAACATTAAAACAATCCATTAAGAAGACCAGCTTTGGAAATGACTAGGCTTTTCATACCTTGTAAAGAATTTTAAATTAACCCCCCACCCCCAGAAACCAACCTCGTTGAACTGTCCATGTTGGTTCTGAAAGTGCCCTTCACAAAGGGGGATTCttttaaacaagaaaaataagggaaaaaaaagagagagtgaAAAAGAGGGTGCCATTATGGAAGTTGTTTAGGAAGTGGGTATATTCAATTTGGCAGCTTGGTCCAACACATGAAGGAACTCAGTTCTGGTCCTGACAACTCTATGGAAGACCTCTCTAATCTGCAGCTGCAATGGCTCCAACCCTTCCTCCATCTTCCGGCATATATCAGCCAACTCCTCCACCTGCGCCTTAACTTCCTCCAATTTGTCCGCCTCCGCAGGGAACTGGAATGAGTCCGCAAAATCAAGGAGCCATTGCGCAATCTTCTCCATCTTCTGCATCTCCTCCAACAGCCCCACCGTgcctttcttctccttcttcttccactCCTCGGAGATCCTCTCCTGAAGCGCAGTGATGGGCTGGGCCCAGCTCAAATTTCTAGGCATCTGGAAGTGGGTCCCAAGCCCATTCCTCTCCTGGCATGGAAGCGCTGCAACCAATGTCCACAGAACGAAAACCAAAGCGGTGTTCATTATGAAAACAGGGAGGGCAAGGCCGGACGACTCGTTGCCACGTGGCGCTGCCAGGTTGGACGACATGGCGTGAATTTGCTTGACAGCAGACCAGTTCTTGGGCATGGTCCAGGAGAGGGAGCGGAAGGGAGCAGCGGCAGAGCGGTCCTTGTCCTTGTTGCCGCGACGGCCAAAGGAGCGGCTGCGCTCGGTGCCCTTGGTGATGCCGCCATCCTTGTCCTCGTGGAGCATGGCGCTGAGGAGAGCGGAGAGGGCCTTCTTGGCACGGCGGACCTGGCCGTCTCCGATGAGGGTCTGGTCAAGGGCAGAGAGGACGATTTCGGCGAGGCGCTGGATATTCCTGAGGGAATCGATTCCGAGGGAGACGGCATTGCAGACGTCGAGAGACTTGATGATGCGATCAAGGAGCTCAGGGAggagcttgtcaagaggtggctTAGCGATCTGGAATGGGTCCCTTCCCATGAGGAGTACAGCCTTGAATTCTGCCTCGCAGCACAGAAACTCGTCTAGAAGCTTCCTCAGCCACCCGATGGACATGAATGCCTCCGGCTCATCCCTGCACGACAGTAGCTCCGCAAATCTCTCTGCTACCTGCCTCTGAAATAGCTCCATCTCCTCACACTCCATGTCGTGGGTGCCGTCCATTGACATCGATATCACTTGGTTCCTTCTAATGCTTATTCTCCCCAGGAACGATCCTTGGTTGTGGTTGTTTTCGGTCGTCGCaggcatcttcttcttcttcttctggaaTCAATAAGGGGAGAAACTGAAAGAGAAACAGAAAGGAGGAAAGAAATAAGATTAGAGGTGTAAAGGAGAAGAGAGAACGCGGGAGTTATATAAATGGCCTATTTTTATGGTCAGAGGGAGTGCTGTCGTAGGACAAGAccgtttctcttttctttttttcttatttcttttctgtttttgggtCTACGCTGATTCGGTATTCTCTCATCTTCTTTCCGCAATGCCCTTCCTTTNNNNNNNNNNNNNNNNNNNNNNNNNNNNNNNNNNNNNNNNNNNNNNNNNNNNNNNNNNNNNNNNNNNNNNNNNNATATCCCTCGAAATTGATTCCCTCAAAGATTGACAAAAGTTATAGAGTAGAAATTTTGTCACGATTTACAGGTTTTGACTATATTCACTTTGTTAAGCAAGTTTGGTAAGTTTGAGAACCATTTCAAAACATGCAGCCTTAGTGGATGTAGTTATAGCACAAAATTTctcttgttgttgttggtttgttGCTATAATCTCTTTGCATTTTAAATTTATCTTTCATATCAGAATATCTAAACGTGTTTCCTCTTTGAAATCTTTGCCAACAATGAATCTATAATACTAGCAGATGGCACGGGTGGAAGATCTCTATTtgctaaatttttttattcaattattaACTTATATTTTTCTCGTTTAGTTTTAGAGTTCCAAAGGAGCTAGTATTAATTGTCTAGTACATCTGGAAATGATGATATGTTGGTATATTATTATGGCAACTACCCCCATGAAGatgtcaaaaatatatttttatgatgaTCTTTATTTAAAAAATGTAACATATTTGTTTGGCCACACTTTTATGACATATAAAAATCAAGCCCTACAACTTATCATCTAATAGTCAAAAAGAAATATCTTcatatgatgacaattatgaAATTTTCATTGGAGTAGCCATCTATTATTAATGACCAGTGGTTGCATGACAATTTCATAGGAACTACGTTGAATAGGCCAGAGGGGAGGTAAGATTGGATCTAAAATTCGTTAAGTTTTCCTCCCATGTACATGTCAACGATGATCATATATTTTAAGCAAAAAATGTGCAGTGATATATTACTATCCACATTTTTTAGTGAAAGTCAGCAATCAAAAGTTTGGAGGGAGCACTAGAGCAATCAACACTCAGCACTAGAAAACAAATTTGAGTGCCTAGTGCAAAATAACTGGATTTCTACATGCCCACTACTACAAAGCTTATACCGATcgaaagaaaaaatataattatacctTATACTTGGTTCCTCAAGTTGGAGGTTTTATTTATATCAGCATAGCTAGACGTACAAGTCATTAAATGTTTTGCAGAAACCTATCATCCATAATTAACTCTGAAAAATAACAATCAAAATCGAAATGTGATTTCAATAACGTAAATTAAATTAGCAATAGAATGCTAAAAATTGACAAAAGTTATAGAGTAGGGATTTTGTCATAATTTACAGGTTTTGACTATATTCACTTTATTCAGCAAGTTTGGTAAGTTTGAGAACCATTTCAAAACATGCAGCCTTGTGGATGTAGTTATAGCACAAAATTTctcttgttgttgttggtttgttGCTATAATCTCTTTGCATTTTAAATTTATCTTTCATATCAGAATATCTAAACGTGTTTCCTCTTTGAAATCTTTGCCAACAATGAATCTATAATACTAGCAGATGGCACGGGTGGAAGATCTCTATTtgctaaatttttttattcaattatgtttataaaaaaattttattattattctataaaaaaaatacgTGTAATATATATtgacttaaaaaatataaataatatctcAATTATATCATTTTTAACAAAAGACACGATAAAATTTGACACTTactaaaatattatggtttgaataatttttttaaaaagaggcATGGCTTAAAGCCAATGACGCATTTAACTTGAAGAAGACTTTTATTGTAAATAGAAACTAAAATATTAGTAACGCATTTTAGTTATGTATTTAGATTATTTCCATATGTCATATGTTTTCCTATAAAATTATAACAAGAGAAGTACCTatgtctttaaataatttaacattaATTTGTATCTTTTTACTATCTTTTTCAATTGACAACTTTTAAGGCAAAttttaactaaatttaaaaacaaaTGAATACATTTAttgtaatataaaaataaagtaactattgagtttttttttactaattaacTATTaagattatttttctttatagcCATACCAATTCGAAATTTGaattatctttttattttggTATAATTATGCCAACATAATATTTACCATATacctaattatgtgttttaaaaattaattaattcaatttaataaaatattaaataaacataaaaaatgaaaaatatagtCGTCATGATTAACAACTGATTTTATAAGTTTATAATCATTAGTTTCTGGCATAAATTGAAATATAATAATAAAGCAAACATAAAATAAACATGAAGTGCATACGTATTGTCTTCTTAAGAATAtcttagaaaataaattttaattttattaatacgggacaaagaaaattaaaatatcaataatatccctatcacaaaattaaaatataatgtatATATTTATATTAGGAATTTAATCGTGAACTGAGAGCAAAAGTGGAACATGTGAAAAATAAAGGCAAAACTTTTAAACTCGAGCAGAATAAATATTTCATGAATCAAATATTCTCCACAAAACTCtagtaaaattaaaagaaagtatcaatataaaaagttaaaacaaaaaatatactattTTGTCACTTAGTCTAAATTAACAAATTTGGCCAACATGTACCCAAGTAATCCGTCTAAAAGATCGTTAACAAAGGATCAGTTACAAATTTTTGGAAATATAGAGAAATTGCATAACAATTCAAGCACACTTGCACATGCATTCATCTAAATCCTATAAAACATTTACTTGCCAAAAGCAAATAGGTGAAGCAATAACCTAAAATGTGGAATGAAAGATTTCAACATCATAAAGGAACTACATCACtttattgaattttaaagaaa carries:
- the LOC107644558 gene encoding uncharacterized protein LOC107644558; translation: MPATTENNHNQGSFLGRISIRRNQVISMSMDGTHDMECEEMELFQRQVAERFAELLSCRDEPEAFMSIGWLRKLLDEFLCCEAEFKAVLLMGRDPFQIAKPPLDKLLPELLDRIIKSLDVCNAVSLGIDSLRNIQRLAEIVLSALDQTLIGDGQVRRAKKALSALLSAMLHEDKDGGITKGTERSRSFGRRGNKDKDRSAAAPFRSLSWTMPKNWSAVKQIHAMSSNLAAPRGNESSGLALPVFIMNTALVFVLWTLVAALPCQERNGLGTHFQMPRNLSWAQPITALQERISEEWKKKEKKGTVGLLEEMQKMEKIAQWLLDFADSFQFPAEADKLEEVKAQVEELADICRKMEEGLEPLQLQIREVFHRVVRTRTEFLHVLDQAAKLNIPTS